Proteins encoded within one genomic window of Fibrobacter sp.:
- the queA gene encoding tRNA preQ1(34) S-adenosylmethionine ribosyltransferase-isomerase QueA: MESEHKLSDYNFEFPKELIASRTAGKGKTRILHCPKDGGERHIMKAPEIVELFRPGDCLVVNNTKVIPARLYGHTLHGGEVETLLVQALIPAENGEARYEAQVRPGKAFKIGRELEIAGVKTVVEDIKEDGARVLRFAVTPVELEAVMNREGHVPLPPYIDRPDDEDDKLAYQTIFAKYSGAVAAPTASLHFSEEMLEALKAKGVYVAEVTLHVGPGTFQNISVEDFTQHKMHGEHYELTRENAEIINKAKREGGRIVTVGTTSTRVVETIADANGIVKAQSGVTHAFFYPGYRYKIVDGLLTNFHWPKSSLILLVSAFYGRENTLAAYKMAVENKMKLFSYGDGMLIL, from the coding sequence ATGGAATCGGAACACAAACTTTCGGATTACAATTTCGAGTTCCCGAAGGAACTGATTGCAAGCCGCACGGCAGGCAAGGGCAAGACCCGCATATTGCACTGTCCCAAGGACGGCGGTGAACGCCACATTATGAAGGCCCCCGAAATTGTGGAGCTGTTCCGCCCCGGTGACTGCCTTGTGGTGAACAATACCAAGGTGATTCCGGCCCGCCTCTACGGTCACACCCTCCATGGCGGCGAAGTGGAAACCCTCCTGGTGCAGGCGCTGATTCCTGCAGAAAACGGAGAGGCTCGCTACGAGGCCCAGGTTCGCCCCGGCAAGGCTTTCAAGATTGGTCGCGAACTTGAAATCGCCGGTGTCAAGACCGTTGTGGAAGACATCAAGGAAGACGGCGCCCGGGTGCTCCGTTTTGCGGTAACTCCGGTGGAACTGGAAGCGGTGATGAACCGTGAAGGCCACGTTCCGCTGCCGCCCTACATTGACCGCCCCGATGACGAAGACGATAAGTTGGCCTACCAGACGATTTTTGCAAAGTATTCGGGCGCCGTGGCCGCCCCTACGGCAAGCCTCCACTTCAGCGAAGAAATGCTCGAAGCCCTCAAAGCGAAGGGCGTTTACGTTGCCGAAGTCACCTTGCATGTGGGACCTGGAACCTTCCAGAATATTTCGGTGGAAGACTTTACCCAGCACAAGATGCACGGCGAGCATTACGAGCTGACCAGGGAAAATGCCGAGATTATCAACAAGGCAAAACGGGAAGGCGGTCGTATCGTGACGGTCGGCACCACCAGCACCCGTGTAGTGGAAACCATAGCCGATGCCAACGGAATCGTAAAGGCGCAATCGGGCGTGACCCATGCCTTCTTCTATCCGGGTTATCGCTACAAGATTGTGGATGGCCTCTTGACCAATTTCCACTGGCCGAAGAGCAGCCTCATTCTTTTGGTGTCCGCCTTCTATGGCCGCGAAAACACTCTCGCCGCCTACAAGATGGCTGTAGAGAACAAGATGAAACTGTTCAGCTACGGCGACGGGATGCTGATACTGTAG
- a CDS encoding WYL domain-containing protein, with protein MAGKGYEKINDVKALLKEYRTVEEIATHIGRGPRTAFRYLEYLRGENCGLRKGKNSLGQTAFKIQVNEQVSFNQESVKQLEKIKKNMTGKSPSDMKNRKLVDKLIAAMQTTNPDEFRPEAITTDKDLIMDYGPWSDNKIQDLYVNKVLDAIHSGVKIRIAYHHGTKKKDDETIEISPVKVVMRMDTVYIIGADDTFAETGILKMYMLENVMNITVTNKLAQSGIFFDEQSYYKYAYGKYIDPKIAPQDISLQIRSSNNDWLKTQFEKSHFNPPAVVRKDKNRNDVVDLKLRITPDFKAWLMGVLPDVKILKPESLKKEMKDLLKKTLSEMED; from the coding sequence ATGGCTGGAAAAGGATACGAGAAAATCAACGATGTAAAGGCCCTGCTGAAAGAATACAGGACCGTAGAAGAAATTGCGACCCATATCGGGCGCGGTCCTCGCACGGCATTCCGCTATCTGGAATACCTGCGGGGCGAAAACTGCGGGCTCCGTAAAGGCAAGAATAGCCTGGGCCAGACCGCGTTCAAGATTCAAGTGAACGAGCAGGTTTCCTTCAATCAGGAATCCGTAAAGCAGCTTGAAAAAATCAAGAAGAACATGACGGGAAAATCTCCCAGCGATATGAAAAATCGTAAGCTGGTGGACAAACTGATTGCCGCCATGCAGACCACCAATCCCGATGAATTCAGGCCCGAGGCTATCACTACGGACAAGGACTTGATTATGGATTATGGCCCCTGGAGCGACAACAAGATTCAGGACCTGTACGTGAACAAGGTGCTGGACGCTATCCACAGCGGTGTGAAAATCCGTATCGCCTACCACCACGGCACCAAGAAAAAAGATGACGAAACCATCGAGATTAGCCCCGTGAAGGTGGTGATGCGCATGGACACGGTTTACATTATCGGCGCAGACGATACCTTTGCGGAAACGGGTATCTTGAAGATGTACATGCTGGAAAACGTGATGAACATTACGGTCACCAACAAGTTGGCCCAAAGCGGAATCTTTTTTGACGAGCAGAGTTATTACAAGTATGCCTATGGGAAATATATAGACCCAAAAATTGCGCCCCAGGATATTTCCCTGCAGATTCGCTCCAGCAATAACGACTGGCTCAAGACCCAGTTCGAAAAGTCCCATTTCAATCCGCCTGCGGTTGTGCGCAAGGACAAGAACAGGAACGACGTGGTGGACCTGAAACTCCGCATTACGCCCGACTTTAAGGCTTGGCTTATGGGCGTCTTGCCGGACGTGAAAATCCTGAAGCCGGAATCCCTGAAAAAAGAAATGAAGGACCTGCTGAAGAAGACCTTGTCCGAAATGGAAGACTGA
- the hpt gene encoding hypoxanthine phosphoribosyltransferase: protein MYKMSLMPLFTAEAIQEMVQLLGEKIARNYKFDTIVGVLTGSFVFVSDLCRHFPNKDIKVSFIRASSYGDSTESSGQLKVSLLEELDLNGKKVLLIDDILDTGRTLQKLVDLLKEKGAAEVRSCVLLEKRARREVDYKADFVGFSIEDGFVVGYGLDCAGEYRTMPDIWTLESEN from the coding sequence ATGTATAAGATGAGCCTCATGCCACTCTTTACGGCTGAGGCCATCCAGGAGATGGTCCAACTTCTGGGCGAAAAAATCGCCCGGAACTACAAGTTCGACACCATCGTAGGCGTGCTTACGGGCTCCTTCGTGTTCGTGTCGGACCTGTGCAGGCATTTCCCCAACAAGGACATCAAGGTTTCCTTCATCAGGGCGTCCAGCTATGGCGACTCTACGGAAAGTTCCGGCCAGCTGAAGGTCTCCCTGCTGGAAGAACTGGACCTGAACGGCAAAAAGGTCCTGCTCATCGACGACATTCTGGACACGGGCCGCACCCTGCAAAAACTGGTGGACCTGCTTAAGGAAAAAGGCGCCGCCGAAGTCCGCAGTTGCGTGCTGCTAGAAAAGCGGGCCCGTCGGGAAGTGGACTACAAGGCGGACTTCGTCGGGTTCTCCATCGAAGACGGTTTCGTAGTGGGCTACGGGCTGGACTGCGCCGGAGAATACCGCACCATGCCCGACATCTGGACTCTGGAAAGCGAAAACTAA